From the Candidatus Abyssobacteria bacterium SURF_5 genome, one window contains:
- a CDS encoding sigma-54-dependent Fis family transcriptional regulator, giving the protein MAAKGNRILIIDDEPDTVQKIVNYLKNEDFDVTVAYDRLEATRLLRKMLYDIVFLDWVLEREIGLEVLNALRQEFPGLDIVVLSEAASLEMAVQAVSHGAYDIVKKAHEDGSNEWKVPPRLPIVLHNLLARRQERELVNQQMDEQFRMIGESNAMQRLREEIRLVGPSDYTVLICGESGTGKELVARNIYRNSSRRDAPFVPVNCSALTSTLLESELFGIEKRVATQVDQRKGKFELAHGGTLFLDEIGDLSYEAQAKLLRVLEDKTITRVGGQKEIKVDVRILAATNRDMDAMIAAGNFREDLRYRLSYRINSPPLREHKEDIQPIAEYLLEQACRELHKKLLTIDEKAVELLKNHSWPGNVRQLKNVLQWAAVRVEDVITADLLQRNEDLQSAPAAMPNYARMTLKEAQRAFERDLILKVLNESSSNREAAQKLGLDEGNFSKKLKDLNLR; this is encoded by the coding sequence GTGGCGGCAAAAGGAAATAGAATTCTCATAATCGATGACGAGCCCGATACCGTTCAGAAGATAGTGAATTATCTGAAGAACGAGGATTTTGATGTTACCGTGGCATACGACCGGCTCGAGGCGACTCGGTTGCTCCGGAAGATGCTGTACGACATCGTTTTCCTGGACTGGGTGTTGGAGAGAGAGATCGGACTCGAAGTCTTGAACGCGCTCCGCCAGGAGTTCCCGGGACTCGACATCGTGGTCCTGAGCGAGGCCGCCTCCCTCGAAATGGCGGTGCAAGCGGTGAGCCACGGCGCCTATGACATCGTGAAAAAGGCGCACGAAGATGGCAGCAATGAATGGAAGGTCCCCCCTCGCCTTCCCATCGTCCTGCATAATCTGCTGGCGCGTCGCCAGGAGCGTGAGCTTGTCAATCAGCAAATGGACGAACAATTCCGCATGATCGGCGAAAGCAACGCCATGCAGAGACTCCGCGAGGAAATCCGCCTCGTCGGTCCCAGCGATTACACTGTTCTCATCTGCGGAGAAAGCGGAACGGGCAAAGAACTGGTGGCCCGAAATATTTACCGGAACAGCTCCCGCCGCGACGCTCCTTTCGTCCCGGTAAACTGCAGCGCCCTGACCTCGACTTTGCTGGAATCGGAACTGTTTGGAATCGAAAAACGCGTGGCCACCCAGGTCGATCAGCGAAAGGGTAAGTTCGAGCTCGCGCATGGAGGCACTCTTTTTCTGGATGAGATCGGCGACCTCAGCTATGAGGCACAGGCAAAGCTTCTGCGCGTTTTAGAAGACAAGACGATAACCCGCGTCGGCGGCCAAAAAGAAATCAAAGTCGATGTTCGTATCCTTGCAGCAACAAACCGCGACATGGACGCCATGATCGCCGCCGGCAACTTTCGAGAGGACCTGCGATACCGCCTCTCCTACCGGATCAACTCCCCCCCACTGCGGGAACACAAAGAGGATATCCAACCCATAGCGGAGTACCTGCTGGAGCAAGCCTGCCGGGAACTGCACAAAAAACTTCTCACCATCGACGAAAAAGCTGTGGAACTTCTGAAAAACCATTCATGGCCGGGTAACGTGCGCCAGTTGAAAAACGTCCTGCAGTGGGCGGCAGTGCGGGTTGAGGATGTCATCACCGCCGACCTGCTCCAAAGAAACGAAGATTTGCAGTCAGCCCCCGCTGCAATGCCGAATTATGCGAGAATGACTCTGAAGGAGGCGCAACGGGCATTTGAACGCGACCTGATACTGAAGGTGTTGAATGAAAGTTCGTCCAATCGGGAGGCGGCCCAGAAACTGGGGCTGGATGAAGGCAATTTCTCCAAAAAATTGAAGGACCTCAATCTCAGGTGA
- a CDS encoding response regulator, translating to MTGKKAVSPGSEVKKVLLIDDEIESLREIIRFFENNNWKVSTAIDEKEAILELERVDPSLVLLDLVLEKESGFEVLTQIKKMHPETRVIILSKYFDYELVKQAMKAGAIGFVQKGESNRLPSAFRSFLRGQPLEKSLQQRQ from the coding sequence ATGACCGGGAAAAAAGCTGTTTCACCAGGATCCGAAGTAAAAAAGGTGCTTCTGATAGATGACGAGATCGAGAGCCTGAGAGAGATAATCCGATTTTTCGAAAACAACAACTGGAAAGTTTCAACCGCAATCGACGAGAAGGAAGCGATTTTGGAGTTGGAACGCGTGGATCCGTCTCTGGTTCTTCTCGATCTGGTTTTGGAGAAGGAAAGCGGATTTGAGGTGCTCACGCAGATCAAGAAAATGCATCCGGAAACCAGAGTGATAATACTCAGCAAATATTTCGATTATGAACTGGTAAAGCAGGCGATGAAGGCGGGCGCCATCGGTTTCGTGCAAAAGGGGGAATCAAACAGGTTGCCCTCCGCTTTCAGGAGTTTTCTAAGAGGACAACCACTTGAAAAAAGTCTTCAGCAGAGGCAATAA
- a CDS encoding serine/threonine protein kinase: MLRSKNIDFMNDDNFEDAYRRVLRKHGYQFLQIIGRGGMSRVDEARHLATGKLRAIKHLGPNPPIEKIDRFKRILRRETEYAFDHPNVMKGLDLFEENGDIFYVMPRMQHNLEHLLLDDEKYSLAFLMDIIIQVVAGLNYLHQNHIIHRDLKPSNILYDANGSNSMSIVICDFGLSQDKAAKLKTDLSRFFGRGRRAGTMNYAAPEQLRKGGRYDKRCDIYALGRLLDELIAKKMNGASKFINTFQQDRQVHALSKKVYLYKMDRPYILDASSRNQLPYSLSSLILRCLQKNPDRRPADVVQIFYELTKIQQEVRSAAGTEFLQREVMTYRPRQ; this comes from the coding sequence ATGCTAAGAAGTAAGAACATCGATTTCATGAATGATGATAATTTTGAAGACGCCTATCGGCGCGTCCTCAGGAAACACGGTTATCAATTCTTGCAGATCATCGGGCGGGGCGGAATGTCCCGTGTCGACGAAGCGCGTCATCTCGCGACGGGAAAATTGAGGGCCATCAAACATCTCGGTCCGAATCCCCCCATTGAAAAGATCGACCGCTTCAAAAGGATCCTGCGCCGGGAGACTGAGTACGCCTTTGATCACCCAAACGTGATGAAAGGCCTGGATCTCTTCGAGGAAAACGGCGACATTTTTTACGTTATGCCCCGAATGCAGCACAACCTCGAACATCTGTTGCTTGATGATGAGAAGTACAGCCTCGCGTTCCTCATGGACATAATCATTCAGGTTGTGGCCGGATTGAACTATCTCCATCAGAACCACATTATTCATCGCGACCTGAAGCCGTCCAACATCCTGTACGACGCGAACGGCAGCAACTCGATGTCGATCGTTATCTGTGACTTTGGATTGAGCCAGGACAAGGCCGCCAAACTGAAAACCGACCTGTCGCGCTTTTTCGGGAGAGGACGCCGCGCCGGCACAATGAACTATGCGGCCCCCGAACAGTTGCGCAAGGGCGGAAGATACGACAAACGGTGCGACATATACGCGCTCGGCCGCCTCTTGGACGAGTTAATCGCAAAGAAAATGAATGGCGCAAGCAAATTCATCAATACCTTCCAGCAGGACCGCCAGGTTCATGCGTTGTCCAAGAAGGTATACCTCTACAAGATGGACCGGCCTTATATCCTCGACGCGAGCAGTCGCAACCAATTGCCCTACTCGCTCAGCAGCCTCATCCTGAGATGCTTGCAGAAGAATCCGGATCGCAGACCTGCGGATGTCGTTCAAATTTTCTATGAGTTGACAAAAATCCAACAGGAAGTCCGTTCCGCGGCGGGAACCGAATTTTTGCAGAGGGAAGTGATGACGTACCGCCCGCGCCAGTAA
- a CDS encoding aminotransferase class I/II-fold pyridoxal phosphate-dependent enzyme — translation MAGETGGKKLEQDSISKKGESTIAVHGGEIRWRGSITTPLVQTSTFIFKNMNEVAQYTSGKKAHYEYGRYGNPTQEAAETKLAMLEGAETCLLFDCGMSAISATLLALLKTGDHIILTDDAYKQTLNFAENFLPRYGVEVTVIPMGDYEMMESAIKKNTALIFSESPTNPYLNIADMAKVVELGRKYKAVTAIDSTFGAPYNQKPLEWGIDIVIHSGTKFLGGHNDVLSGAVMTSRKFYEKIKLFQKMAGGITDPNSCYLLLRGLKTFSLRMERANTTAMTVATYLEAHPKVKRVYYPGLPSHRHHELAKKQMKGFGGVVTFEVNGNLEQTLHFLDSLKLCLIAPSLGGPESLITHPATITYYSLTREERLDIGVLDELVRLAVGFEDPEDIMADLDQALNSM, via the coding sequence ATGGCAGGGGAAACAGGAGGAAAAAAGTTGGAGCAGGACAGCATCTCAAAGAAGGGCGAATCAACCATTGCAGTTCATGGCGGCGAGATCAGGTGGCGGGGATCGATCACAACTCCTCTCGTCCAGACCTCCACGTTCATCTTCAAAAATATGAACGAGGTCGCGCAGTACACGTCCGGCAAGAAAGCCCATTACGAGTACGGGAGATATGGGAATCCGACACAGGAGGCCGCCGAGACAAAGCTGGCGATGCTCGAGGGGGCTGAAACCTGCCTGCTGTTCGATTGCGGCATGAGCGCCATCAGCGCCACCCTGCTCGCTCTTTTGAAAACAGGCGATCACATCATTCTTACCGATGACGCGTACAAGCAGACGCTCAATTTCGCGGAGAATTTCCTTCCTCGCTACGGCGTCGAAGTAACAGTCATTCCGATGGGCGATTATGAAATGATGGAATCGGCCATCAAGAAGAATACCGCGCTTATCTTTTCTGAATCCCCAACCAACCCGTACCTAAACATCGCCGACATGGCCAAAGTTGTCGAACTGGGGCGAAAATATAAAGCAGTAACCGCCATCGACAGCACCTTCGGCGCCCCCTACAATCAGAAGCCGCTCGAATGGGGCATCGATATCGTCATCCACAGCGGCACCAAGTTCCTCGGCGGCCATAATGACGTGCTCTCCGGAGCCGTGATGACCAGTCGTAAATTCTACGAGAAAATAAAGCTGTTCCAAAAAATGGCGGGTGGCATTACCGACCCGAACTCCTGTTATCTCTTGTTGCGCGGGCTCAAGACGTTCTCGCTCAGGATGGAGCGTGCGAATACGACTGCAATGACCGTCGCAACATACCTTGAGGCGCATCCCAAAGTGAAGCGGGTATATTACCCGGGTCTACCGAGCCACCGCCATCATGAGTTGGCGAAAAAGCAAATGAAAGGCTTTGGCGGTGTGGTCACGTTTGAAGTGAACGGCAACCTGGAACAGACGCTGCATTTCCTCGACTCTCTCAAGCTGTGCCTGATCGCTCCAAGCCTCGGAGGGCCCGAATCGCTGATCACGCATCCCGCCACGATAACCTATTACTCGCTGACGCGCGAGGAACGTCTGGATATCGGGGTGCTTGACGAGTTGGTGCGACTGGCGGTCGGTTTTGAGGATCCGGAAGATATCATGGCCGATCTGGACCAGGCGCTCAACTCAATGTAG